Proteins encoded in a region of the Coffea eugenioides isolate CCC68of chromosome 4, Ceug_1.0, whole genome shotgun sequence genome:
- the LOC113768557 gene encoding E3 ubiquitin-protein ligase SPL2, translated as MSVHDQAAAAVLSQLALAADGAVLGLGLAYVAVRSILKFTSNSSALRKIEQAPSIRVSDLRSVLTLPSDNDDSANEQSESGKLVIVRGCVEAKSALDTNWKSLRPTPSGVLVSQESGDKGVILQRTQTCIYNEWRGFFGWTSDLRSLFVRSWKEQESSTVRMVPFILVETGRWPQSDYVVVNMEGSRHPLPLTTVYHRLQPIHASPYTFLQALFGHEYPVGLLDEEKLLPTGKEITAVGICSLKDGSPVIKSYKDLPFFLSDLTKDQILVDLDFKTKVLFWSGVVLGSLAVGILGYAVVRNWNRWKEWRQQRRDQQQSSARSNQANDQGASDEEHGDVPDGELCVICLMRRRRSAFVPCGHLVCCQSCALSVERDLSPKCPVCRQTIRNSVRIYDS; from the exons ATGTCCGTACACGACCAGGCGGCAGCTGCGGTGCTGTCGCAGCTCGCTTTGGCGGCTGACGGTGCGGTGCTAGGATTAGGCCTAGCATACGTTGCGGTGCGGAGTATTCTCAAATTCACCTCGAATTCCTCTGCCCTACGCAAAATTGAGCAGGCACCTTCAATTCGCGTCTCCGATCTCCGCTCCGTCCTCACTTTACCCTCAGATAACGATGATAGTGCTAACGAACAATCCGAGAGCGGAAAGCTCGTGATCGTCCGCGGCTGCGTCGAGGCAAAATCGGCTCTTGATACCAACTGGAAGAGCCTTAGGCCCACACCCTCCGGTGTCCTCGTCTCTCAGGAGTCTGGCGATAAAGGCGTTATTTTGCAGCGAACTCAAACG TGTATATACAATGAGTGGAGGGGATTTTTTGGATGGACTTCTGACTTACGCTCTTTATTTGTTAGATCATGGAAAGAGCAAGAGTCATCGACAGTTAGAATG GTGCCTTTTATTCTTGTTGAAACTGGAAGGTGGCCTCAATCTGATTATGTCGTCGTGAACATGGAAGGATCAAGACATCCACTACCTCTTACAACAGTTTATCACCGCTTGCAGCCCATCCATGCTTCTCCTTATACTTTTCTCCAGGCACTTTTTGGCCATGAATATCCT GTTGGTCTGCTTGATGAAGAGAAACTTCTCCCAACTGGAAAGGAAATAACTGCAGTTGGCATTTGCAGTTTGAAAGATGGAAGTCCTGTAATTAAATCATACAAGGatcttccttttttctt GTCTGACTTGACTAAGGATCAGATACTGGTGGATCTTGACTTCAAGACCAAAGTTCTATTCTGGAGTGGGGTTGTGCTTGGTTCACTGGCAGTTGGTATCCTTGGTTATGCTGTAGTAAG GAACTGGAACAGATGGAAAGAGTGGAGACAGCAGAGACGGGACCAGCAACAAAGCTCCGCTCGTAGCAATCAGGCGAATGATCAGGGTGCATCTGATGAGGAGCATGGAGATGTTCCAGATGGAGAATTGTGTGTGATATGCCTAATGAGAAGGCGGCGATCTGCATTTGTCCCATGTGGACATCTTGTCTGTTGCCAAAGCTGTGCTTTATCAGTTGAACGTGATTTATCACCGAAGTGCCCTGTATGTAGGCAGACAATCCGGAATTCAGTGAGGATTTACGACTCATGA
- the LOC113767465 gene encoding leucine-rich repeat extensin-like protein 3: MESPLVTWVGITFGVLFSLFVVESQNVDTVAPPPSPPPPPSPPPPPPPPPPPLSPPPPSAPPPPPPFHPPPSPHPHSPPPPQKGLPPAPPKNNNSDRNHTKHEKPHAKLNPPPRKEKRPPPAPPPPPKEKRLNFGKKIGLFFIGIATILQVCVVTFLVFKRKQLLRAESRF; encoded by the coding sequence ATGGAATCCCCTTTGGTTACTTGGGTCGGTATCACTTTTGGCGTCttgttttctttatttgttgttgAATCCCAAAATGTAGATACTGTAGCACCACCTCCGTCTCCACCGCCTCCGCCATCtcctccacctccacctccacctccaccgCCTCCGCTATCTCCACCCCCGCCATCGGCCCCACCTCCACCTCCTCCCTTTCATCCACCTCCGTCACCTCATCCACACTCTCCTCCACCACCGCAAAAGGGCCTCCCTCCAGCTCCTCCAAAGAATAATAACTCAGATAGAAATCATACCAAACATGAGAAGCCCCATGCTAAACTAAACCCACCACCGCGGAAAGAGAAAAGACCGCCAccagcaccaccaccaccaccaaaaGAGAAAAGGCTCAATTTTGGCAAGAAAATCGGACTATTTTTCATCGGTATTGCAACAATCTTGCAGGTGTGCGTGGTGACGTTCTTGgtattcaaaagaaaacaactcTTAAGGGCAGAAAGCAGATTTTAA
- the LOC113768094 gene encoding uncharacterized protein LOC113768094, which yields MENLLGCWFHQLLSFYISINATILRNIFNPLIHFKWQPIFVPLLDSILSVYFRYCHLQPCTLDLDMQTTLHFWTPAHRKINKPNLVLVHGFGGNSKFQFLFQIGTLARSFNLYIPDLLFFGKSYTRSPDRTDAFQAKCLSEGLRRLGVDRYSIYGISYGGYVAYRTAAMSSEAVDKVVILSSGIGMTEDQKEEHLRNIGRNAVDILLPRKPADLRLLVTLSLCNCNFINWVPDYFLREFITVMCNTIRKEKSELVEHLLAKKADSSLPILDQGTLLIWGDKDMVFPLVCGRELHRHLGSKAKMEILENAGHAANLESSYLVNESIKAFLLNCSAKRGGCTLVERQRSSTNGLHLLNAHFTGA from the exons ATGGAGAACTTATTGGGTTGTTGGTTTCACCAGCTCCTCTCCTTCTACATATCCATCAACGCCACCATTCTTCGAAACATTTTTAACCCCCTCATCCACTTCAAATGGCAACCAATCTTCGTCCCCTTGCTCGATTCAATCTTATCCGTCTATTTTCGCTATTGCCATCTCCAACCCTGCACCCTGGACCTGGATATGCAAACCACCCTGCACTTTTGGACCCCTGCTCACCGGAAAATCAACAAGCCCAATCTGGTTTTAGTCCACGGCTTCGGGGGCAACTCAAAGTTTCAGTTCCTATTCCAAATCGGCACATTGGCCCGATCCTTCAACCTCTACATACCCGACCTCCTGTTCTTCGGGAAATCCTACACCCGCAGCCCCGACCGGACGGACGCTTTCCAGGCGAAGTGCTTAAGTGAAGGCTTGAGAAGATTGGGTGTGGACAGGTACTCCATTTACGGGATCAGTTACGGGGGCTATGTGGCTTATCGGACGGCTGCCATGTCTTCTGAAGCTGTGGATAAAGTCGTTATACTGAGCAGCGGAATCGGGATGACGGAAGATCAAAAGGAGGAGCATCTCAGGAATATAGGAAGGAATGCTGTGGACATACTCCTGCCTCGGAAACCGGCGGATCTACGGTTGTTAGTGACTCTGTCTTTATGCAACTGCAATTTTATCAACTGGGTCCCAGATTATTTCCTCCGGGAGTTCATCACC GTGATGTGCAACACCATCAGGAAAGAGAAAAGTGAGCTAGTGGAACACTTGTTAGCAAAGAAAGCAGATAGCAGTCTTCCAATTTTAGATCAG GGAACATTGCTTATCTGGGGTGACAAGGACATGGTTTTCCCTCTTGTTTGCGGACGTGAATTGCATAG ACATTTGGGGTCAAAGGCAAAGATGGAAATACTTGAGAACGCCGGGCATGCAGCAAACCTGGAATCCTCGTACTTGGTGAATGAATCCATCAAAGCATTTCTATTGAATTGCTCCGCAAAACGAGGAGGTTGTACGCTAGTAGAAAGACAGAGATCCTCGACGAATGGCTTGCATTTACTAAATGCACATTTCACGGGTGCATAG
- the LOC113767427 gene encoding nodulation-signaling pathway 1 protein, whose product MTKYHHQQLLSHPSSSLSQPILDSSKMINEEPDPNPMSDHNILEWIEGSLPFLPPIFDDPYDSWWPLPAPAPDQEQINRCSTSFNSNVSTVTAATSATLPEPPAIPSDHPRPSDSSKKRKASDDHAPKTSQISRKSQNRRNNNEGDEGETIVEQGLVPARKSSGSKKAAAKSGGNTCNNKDGRWAEQLLNPCAAAITASNPSRVQHLLYVINELASLTGDANHRLAAHGLRALKHHLASPGSSVTSAGSTTFASTNPKFFTESLINFSDINPWFRIPNSIANSSILQILQEQNQPRNLHIVDVGVSHGIQWPTLLEELTRRSGGPPPLVRITLITRTNHEEQSRNTPFAASPSGYNCSSQLLGFAKKININLQINRLDNFPLQNLNSQVIKSSPDETLIICTQFRLHNLNHNNPDDRTYFLKVLRSMEPKGVVLTENNADCSCHNCVDFATGFSRRVEYLWRFLDSASVAYKGRESDERRMMEGEAAKALTNAGEMNERKEKWYERMASVGFSRQVFGEDAVDGARALLRKYDSNWEIRVEDRDGCVGLWWKGQPVSFCSLWKIAPDTK is encoded by the coding sequence ATGACCAAGTACCATCATCAACAATTACTCTCCCACCCTTCCTCCTCTCTCTCCCAGCCCATCCTCGATTCCTCCAAGATGATAAACGAAGAACCAGACCCCAACCCCATGTCCGATCACAACATTTTGGAGTGGATAGAGGGCTCCTTGCCTTTCCTCCCTCCAATCTTCGATGATCCTTATGATTCCTGGTGGCCGCTTCCTGCTCCAGCTCCGGACCAGGAACAGATTAACCGCTGCTCGACTTCTTTCAACAGCAACGTCTCTACTGTTACCGCCGCGACGAGCGCTACCCTCCCTGAACCTCCTGCCATTCCCTCCGACCATCCACGGCCGTCGGATTCTTCCAAGAAACGGAAAGCGTCCGACGATCATGCTCCCAAGACATCCCAAATCTCCCGAAAGAGTCAGAATCGTCGGAACAACAACGAGGGTGATGAGGGGGAAACGATTGTGGAACAAGGCCTCGTTCCAGCCAGGAAGTCTTCTGGGAGTAAAAAGGCCGCAGCCAAGTCCGGAGGCAATACCTGTAACAACAAAGACGGTAGGTGGGCAGAGCAGCTGCTCAACCCTTGTGCGGCTGCCATTACAGCCTCAAATCCAAGCCGGGTTCAACACCTCTTGTACGTCATCAACGAGCTCGCCTCCTTAACCGGTGATGCCAACCACCGGTTAGCTGCTCATGGGCTCCGGGCGCTGAAGCATCACCTGGCTTCCCCTGGCTCATCGGTCACTTCAGCCGGAAGTACTACTTTCGCTTCTACCAACCCAAAGTTCTTTACTGAGTCTCTTATCAATTTTAGCGACATCAATCCCTGGTTCCGCATCCCCAACAGCATAGCCAACTCCTCCATCCTGCAAATTCTCCAGGAACAGAATCAACCTCGAAATCTTCACATTGTCGACGTTGGAGTCTCTCATGGCATTCAGTGGCCAACTCTCCTCGAAGAATTGACGCGTCGATCAGGTGGACCGCCTCCTTTGGTTCGTATTACGTTAATCACTCGAACCAATCACGAAGAACAATCACGGAACACACCATTCGCCGCAAGCCCCTCGGGATACAATTGCTCATCACAACTCCTGGGTTTTGCTAAAAAAATAAACATCAATCTTCAGATCAACAGACTCGACAACTTCCCGTTGCAGAATCTCAATTCTCAGGTCATAAAGTCGTCCCCAGATGAGACCTTGATCATTTGCACCCAGTTTAGGCTCCATAATCTCAACCACAACAACCCAGATGACAGAACGTACTTCTTGAAAGTATTGAGGAGTATGGAACCTAAAGGAGTAGTTCTTACTGAGAATAACGCGGACTGCAGCTGTCACAACTGCGTAGACTTTGCAACAGGGTTCTCTAGAAGAGTGGAGTACTTGTGGAGATTCCTGGACTCGGCAAGCGTTGCATATAAAGGACGTGAGAGCGACGAAAGAAGGATGATGGAAGGAGAGGCTGCGAAGGCTTTGACGAATGCAGGAGAGATGAACGAGAGGAAGGAGAAATGGTATGAGAGAATGGCCAGTGTTGGTTTCAGCAGGCAGGTGTTTGGAGAGGACGCAGTTGACGGCGCTCGGGCATTATTGAGGAAATACGACAGTAATTGGGAGATCAGAGTAGAAGACAGAGATGGCTGCGTGGGTTTGTGGTGGAAAGGGCAGCCTGTATCTTTTTGCTCATTGTGGAAAATAGCTCCAGATACCAAATAG
- the LOC113768165 gene encoding transcription initiation factor TFIID subunit 9, with translation MGEGAGEEDMPRDAKIVKSLLKSMGVEDYEPRVIHQFLELWYRYAVDVLTDAQIYSDHADKSVIDSDDVKLAIQSKVNFSFSQPPPREVLLELARNRNKIPLPKSITRPGIPLPPEQDTLINPNYQFAITKKQSKQAIEEAEDDEEAADLNPNPSQEQRIDASQGAPQGVSFPIGPKRSR, from the exons ATGGGAGAGGGAGCAGGAGAGGAGGACATGCCGAGAGATGCAAAGATCGTGAAATCTCTGCTGAAATCAATGGGTGTGGAAGACTATGAGCCCCGTGTTATCCACCAATTCTTGGAACTTTGGTACAGGTACGCGGTGGATGTGCTGACGGATGCGCAGATTTACTCAGACCACGCTGACAAATCTGTGATCGATTCCGATGATGTCAAGCTTGCCATTCAGTCCAAAGTCAATTTCAGCTTCTCACAACCTCCTCCACGTGAG GTCCTACTAGAGTTAGCTAGGAATAGAAACAAGATCCCTTTACCAAAATCAATTACCAGGCCTGGAATTCCACTTCCTCCTGAACAGGATACCCTGATCAATCCCAACTACCAATTTGCTATTACAAAGAAACAAAGCAAGCAAGCAATTGAGGAAGCAGAGGATGATGAAGAGGCTGCTGATCTTAATCCAAACCCTTCTCAAGAGCAAAGGATAGATGCTTCACAAGGCGCTCCTCAGGGTGTGTCTTTTCCAATTGGACCTAAACGATCAAGATGA